CGCGCCATACACGTTCTCGGCCGCCTTGTTCATCGCGCGGAATGCGGAGAGCGGATACAGTACCAGGCTCACGTCAACCGAGCGCAGTTCGTCCACCGTGAACAGCGGCGTGGCGCCGAATTCGGTGATGTTGGCCAGCACCGGCACCTTGACCGCGTCGACGAAGCGGCGGTACATCGGCAGTTCCGTCATGGCTTCGGCGAAGATCATGTCAGCGCCCGCTTCCACGCAGGCGATCGCGCGGTCGATGGCGGCGTCGAGCCCTTCCACGGCCAGCGCATCGGTGCGCGCCATGATGACGAAGTCCCCGTCCGTGCGGGCATCGACGGCGGCCCGCACACGGTCCACCATTTCATCCTTGCTGACAATTTCCTTGCCGGGACGGTGGCCGCAGCGCTTGGCGCCCACCTGGTCCTCGATGTGCATCGCGGCGGCGCCGGCCTTGATCAGCGATTTGACGGTGCGCGCGATATTGAATGCCGAGGCGCCGAAACCGGTGTCGACATCGACCAGCAGCGGCAGGTCGCACACGTCGGTGATGCGGCGCACGTCGACCAGCACGTCGTCCAGGTTCAGCACGCCGAGGTCCGGCAGGCCCAGCGAGCCGGAGGCGACGCCGCCGCCGGACAGGTAGATGGCGCGGAAACCGGCGCGTTGCGCGAGCAGCGCATGGTTGGCATTGATGGCGCCCACGACCTGCAGCGGCGATTCTTCCCGGACGGCCTGGCGGAACGCGGCGCCGGCGGACTGAACACTCATGATGACCTTTCGAACACATTGAAGATGGA
Above is a window of Pseudoduganella dura DNA encoding:
- the prpB gene encoding methylisocitrate lyase, giving the protein MSVQSAGAAFRQAVREESPLQVVGAINANHALLAQRAGFRAIYLSGGGVASGSLGLPDLGVLNLDDVLVDVRRITDVCDLPLLVDVDTGFGASAFNIARTVKSLIKAGAAAMHIEDQVGAKRCGHRPGKEIVSKDEMVDRVRAAVDARTDGDFVIMARTDALAVEGLDAAIDRAIACVEAGADMIFAEAMTELPMYRRFVDAVKVPVLANITEFGATPLFTVDELRSVDVSLVLYPLSAFRAMNKAAENVYGAIRRDGTQQNVLAAMQTRDELYESINYHHFEQRLDALFAAQKK